The sequence CAAGTGAGTGGCACGGGAATTGATTGAATCCTTAATTAATAAAAGTAGTCTCAGGATATTTGAGACATGAAGGTCTCAGGAGACGTGATGACATGTAAAGCAATTGTATGTGTATTTAAGTTATAATTAGAggtgtcagtcgattaaaatattttatcacgattatgtgcatgattgtccatagttaatcgcgattaattgcgaattaatcacatattttgtatctgttcaaaatgtaccttaaagggagatttgtcaagtatttaatactcttatcaacatgggattgggcaaatatgctgctttatgcagatgtatgtatatatttattattggaaatcaattaacaacacaaaacaatgacccatagaacccattttcattcacatatcttgaggtcagaggtcaagggacccctataaaaaatggacatgccagattttccacgccaaaatttagcgcaagtttggagcgttatttaacctcctacaacctaaagaagttgcgttaatgcactaaagaaattagtggtgttaaaacgaatttgcgaatttgaaacatgttattatcacgttaattttgacagccataattataatacattttaaatacaagTACAATTAAGTATAGTTTGGAGACTGTTGACTTTTTTGAAGAGGGTTATTAGCTCTAATCTGATCTAATTTGTGTTTTGCTAGGTCAAGCCATGTAATGCTGCCCAGCCTGtggcagaaaaaaatgctgtatTAAAGTTTTCCCTCCACTGTATGAACACAAATAATTAAACTATGCACACAATTCTGAAGCTCATGAATCAATAAAGACTCCAGACTGCTAAACTCTAAACACAATTCCactgttttcactcaaatagaaattaaaaatcaaccaggactgaaatctttaGGATTGTCACTTTATAAAGACTAATTGGCAGATAATAGttaatattttgtatatttatttatatctttgTGGGGAAAACCAGAGCACTCTGGGTAAACCCACGCAGAGAGATGCCCGCCGTGGGGAGGAGGGAAAGAGTATGGATGGGTGATGGTAGGGGGTCCACCATGTCACCGTGGGGAGGAGGGAAAGAGTATGAACGGGTGATGGTAGGGGGTCCACCATGTCACCGTGGGGAGGAGGGAAAGAGTATGAACGGGTGATGGAAGGGAGCTCTTGTTCAAGTGACTGAAAGACACAAATGCAAAAGTTAAGAAAACAGTCCCATCCTAACGTTGGATACACACAAAAAGACAGTTGACAGTACTGAAGCCAACTACATCTGCTTTTAAAGAGCACTGTGAAGCTACTTTTTCTTAAACACAGTTCAGCCTTACACCACAGAATCACATCTTTATACTGTACTTTCCTTTATACTATACAGACAGAATGCTTTACGTATTTTTACAgccaataacttcagttttagATCAGTTTTTGGACATAAGGTTGATCTAAAATCTTTTGGTGAAGCTTAGAATATGTTTtcagtcatgttttttttttaatttaactgtaaaaacagccctgttttgGTCCACATACGTATCTTATACTTCTCAAGTAATTGTATTTGTCAAAAGTTTAGACAAAAGATtaaaaacagatgaaaatgTAGGCTTGCCTAGATCAGTGTAACggtgaaaaaaagtttgtttaaaGGTGTGTCTGGCTGAGAAATCTTACCTCGTTTCTTGAACAGACAATGCCGAACGTAGATGTTAGTTGCGGTAATTGGATTGTGGGGAGGAGAGATATAGAGCAGGTAGGGTGTAGGGGGTGAAGGGGTGGGATGGTCAGAAGGGGGATGGGGATAGGGGAAATGGGGGGAAGAGTGAGGAGAGAAAGGATgctacttctctctctcctcctctctcctctctttctccttcctctccttctccttcttctcccttttcaaatcctcctcttttttctccctagcctccttttctttcttcagtcttttcaattcctcgttctctcttttctcgttctccttcttctctctttcctcattCTCTTTCTGctgtctcttctcctccttctccgtCTCCTTAATCAGCCTCTTTAATTCCTTCTTCTTGGCCTTCATCTCCTCTAGGTCAGGTTTCTGGAGGAGGAGCTCCTGGAACATGAGGAGTTGTGCCTGGAGGTCGGCGGTGGTGTCGGCCTGGAGCCGTATCTTTTCTTCCATGTGGCTCAGTTGGTTCATCCTCTGCTGCTCCATCTCTCTGCTGTTTGTCTGCAGCTCCTTGATGTTCTCCTCCTTCGAAGCCAGTTTGCTCCTCAGCTGATCTTCCAGAGTGGCGAGTTTTCTTTTCCACTCTGCCTCGCTCTGGATGAGCtgcatctccttctccttcagctGGGCCTCGCTCTCCAGATTCTGGACTTCCAGAGCCATCTTAGCCGTCGTCATTTGGGTGATCAGATCATCCTTTTCCAGGACGACCTGGCTCACCTTCCTGTCCGACTCCTCCTGCAGAAATTTAACCATCAAATTCTTCTGATAAACCACAGATTTGAGCTCTTTCTCCCAGGTCTCTGTGATCTTTCTTTTCTCCGCCGTCCATGCCACAGAGATGTTAGCTAGCTCTTCAGTCCAGAGCTGTTTGACCAAGAGGATCTCGTTCTGCTTGTGAAGCAGATCTTGATTGTGATAGCCGGTCTCCTCctgtttctccttctccttgttCTTAAGGTCAGTCTGAGCCTGTTTCCTGATGACTCTCTCTGACCTGAGAGCCTTCAGGAtcctcatcttctcctcctcccagctggaCTCCTTGCTGGCCATCTGCTCCTTCAGGGCAGCATTGTCTGAGGCCAGCTTGGTGATCTGTTTGTCGGAGTCCAGCAGGGCTCTTCTGAGGTACAGCGTCTCTTTGCTTGGAGCCTGCTGGGTTCTCTGGTCCTGGTTGGGACCATGTTGAGCAGCGGCTTCAACCAGTTCTTGTTCAATTGACTGAAAGACACAAATGCAAAAGTTAAGAAAACAGTCCCATCCTAACGTTggatacacaaaaaagaaagtTGAAAGTACTGAAGCCAACTACATCTGCTTTTAAAGAGCACTGTGAAGCTACTTTTTCTTAAACACACTGATTCAGTTCATCACAAGAGTCTAGCCAAGTTCAGCCTTACACCATAGAATCACATCTTTATACTGTACTTTCCTTTATACTATACAGACAGAATGCTTTACGTATTTTTACTGCCAGTAAATTCAGTTTTAGATCAGTTTTTGGACATATGGTTGATCTAAAATCTTTTGGTGAAGCTTAGAATATGTTTTCAGTCATGGTTTTGttaatttaactgtaaaaacagccctgttttaGTCCACATACGTATCTTATACTTCTCAAGTAATTGTATTTGTCAGATGAAAATGTAGGCTTGCCTAGATCAGTGTAatgctgaaaaaaagtttgtttaaaGGTGTGTCTGGCTGAGAAAATCTTACCTCGTTTCTTAAACGGATAATTGTCTCCATCATAGCCGAAGGTAGATGTTAGTTCTGGTAATGGAGTATAATACAGTAGTgttatactactataatacagtagtaatgctgtattgaaaaatgCAAAATAGAGGTTCtaaaagttttttgtttttttttgaaaaCCGGACCTAGTCCCACATGTATACTACCtttaacttctccaaggtggtctctagctctcctgtCAGTTCCGCTCTCTTTATACacccatggtcagctccatcggggccgtttgaatgcatttaatataaatgtcagtatatgggtgctctacagttgtagcgtcggctgatttgaccacagagatgagagtgacggctggctcgACCGCATGTtgccgcgatacgataacgtttcctgtccatgacagagctagcatgcagctttagccgtgatgtctagctctccttttcctgcaatgtgtgaaacccaaagtgtttccatactttactggatgtgtagtgtttaccactttggatttaaaatgtgacggggcaggtcgtatccacgcagaccctcaaACCAACCCCATTTTAAGAATAAAAGTTGTCTTGTCATAATTAGCTAAGCAGTGACATGCAAtgagtttatgtttttattaagtAACAGAATACACATTCAGGTGTTTGCAAACAAGTTGTCTTTAAATCTGGGAATAGTAGAACAACATAAACTCTGCAAAACCATGTGCAGCAGGTGCACAGGCAGGCAGTCAGCCGACACAACCACtaggctttatgcaaatgatgtGCAAAGACATCACCCGTATGCAGATGAGCATGTCGCATCATCTGGCAACTTTTGGAGCGAGTGctggctactttcattggaaaagagttggcaacacagtctggaccaaagaggCGGAACGACCGACATGCTTTTCACAGTGTTGTtaaatttaaaatcaatataGATTTCTTTTGTATCTTTTTCTTTATCATTGCTACAACAAAGGCCTGCTTTGTGATTTTCATGCTCATAGCAGCACAGATGCTTTTGGCTTGAGTCATATGGCCACAGCTTGCATCATCAGCTAGACATATTCTCTGGATGCACACGGTTGCACATCAGCAGCGCTCTGAAATGTACAGCTGTGTCTCAATTCAGAGGCTGGATCCTGTGAAGGACACAACCTACGATGTTGGGTCCTCCACAGGACCTGAAGG comes from Sebastes fasciatus isolate fSebFas1 chromosome 5, fSebFas1.pri, whole genome shotgun sequence and encodes:
- the LOC141767932 gene encoding uncharacterized protein LOC141767932, producing MMETIIRLRNESIEQELVEAAAQHGPNQDQRTQQAPSKETLYLRRALLDSDKQITKLASDNAALKEQMASKESSWEEEKMRILKALRSERVIRKQAQTDLKNKEKEKQEETGYHNQDLLHKQNEILLVKQLWTEELANISVAWTAEKRKITETWEKELKSVVYQKNLMVKFLQEESDRKVSQVVLEKDDLITQMTTAKMALEVQNLESEAQLKEKEMQLIQSEAEWKRKLATLEDQLRSKLASKEENIKELQTNSREMEQQRMNQLSHMEEKIRLQADTTADLQAQLLMFQELLLQKPDLEEMKAKKKELKRLIKETEKEEKRQQKENEEREKKENEKRENEELKRLKKEKEAREKKEEDLKREKKEKERKEKERREEEREK